The DNA window CACGCCATAACCCATGTTCTTGTTCGGATCTGAGAAATTTAACTCAGATTTCCCAATCAGAACAACAGAAAAATTATAAAGGATATGATAGCGAATTAGTAGATTTAGGAGTACTTACAGGTTTCATGTATCTATATCGGTGAAGAGAAGGCAGAGAAACGGCCGCCGTCGACGAAGAGTAAAGCAGGAAAAACAAAGGAATTCGTTGGTTAGAGAAAGCTTGCAAGCTGGGTCTATGTGAttaacaaaaagaagaaaaaaaagttcaTCGACGTGATTCATTGCTTCCACTCTTCATTTCATGCATGGTTTAAAacaaatcaatatttttttcatatcaaCTTTATCTTTATTTCGAGATTTTGAATAGAATTTAGTGATCTTAATTTGCCAAAGACTTACCTTTTCCGTCGTCTTCATCCTAGTGACCTGAATTTGAGAGCTCATTGTGGGAAGGTAAACATAATTGTTTGCCCTTGACCAGGGAAAGAGAAGCCTTCTAAAAACATCGAAAGATAACTCATGGAGCAAGTCATCGGCATCGTAAGGTGCATCTTTCAGCTTTCCAAGCCAAGCTGTTAAATTGCTGGTCGCAGATCGCTCTTCGGCGTCAGGCAGAGACGATGATTCTGAGGTCGTCGAGGTCATCTTTGACAAGCCGCAGCCTTTCAGAGAGAATAAGGGAGCTCAATTTGTCGCCCAAGGTGAACCCAGCTTCTTTCTCGCGCGCATTCGACATAACTTTCTCGCGATGGGCACGAGCATATTCAACTTCAACATAACTTTCTCGCGATGAGCGCGAGCGAGCATACTCtgacaatattaatatttttatgggtaaactacacccatgtcacttttgtttaccttatgttaagttttagtcacttatgtttgaaatgttacgttttagtcatttacattatcatgttgtaacattttagtcactgagccattaatcgttgttaatggtgtaacggtaagctgacgtggtacgttaaatcatcatttcaaacaaaattttaggttaaattatacaattaatccccatatttttttcgttttaagtaatttatttttttttcttttatgttctttaaactttcatttttttttccattctcttttgtttctccctttgttttcatacctttcccatttcttttaacatattagaAAGTCGAATTGGCAATGAAAAAAGAAGTAGGAAGTCGACTGTCATCATttgcctataaccaaaacccataaacccataccatgcttctttcttcactaccaattcgacttcctggtatgttaaaagaaataaagaatgtagaaaaacagagggagaagcaggAGAGaatgggaaaaaaaaagaaagaaagttaaaagaaaataaaagaattaaattactcaaaacgaaaaattatggggaccaattgtataatttaacctaaagtttttgtttgaaatgatgatttaacgtgccacgtcagcttatcattacaccattaacgacaattaacggctcagtgactaaaatgttacaacacgataacgtaagtgactaaaacgtaacattttaaacataagtgactgaaatgtaacctaaggtaaacaaaagtgaccatgagtgtagtttaccctatttttATCCATTACTGTCGAAATGAACTAAAAAAACTCGTCCTAACAGAATTGTAATGACTTATTTATCTTTTAGctttaccaaaaacaaaaaacaaatcattttaaaaaataaagtggTCCAACAATTTCTCCTTTTTGTCTACTTCAAAAGCTAAACAAACCATTATCTCCACTAAATACTGACGTTGAGATTCTTTCAAAATACAATCAAAACTCTATTACCCAGACAGACTTGCGCACGGCTTTCGTTGAAGAATAGAGTCAAGTTTGACAGCTAACTTTCCGGTAGTCTTATCGCGTCAATTTTACATAGAGAAAGTTAAAATCTCGAGCTTTTGGTGATGTAAGTTGGACTTATTTATTAAAATCTCGAGCTTTTGGTGATGGAAGTTGGACTTATTTATAATCCCATCTTATTGAAAAATTGCTTTGTTTCTTCCGTTTTTCTCTTGCACACCCGAcccttctctctctttttttcactGCGGTTTTACTCGTGCCAAAATGAGCATAGCTAACATTTCATCCCCTGAAGATAGCTATGGAAGATCTGGAAACTTGTTGCCACCTGAGAGACCGACACCAGCAATCAATCAAAACTTTCAAGAGGGGGATATTTCATTTGGGGACTACACGAACTAGAATGGAGACATGAACTTTCAACAGAGAGCGATCGAGAACTACTTGATGCCGAGTGCAGGCATAGGTGAGAACTCCTTGATGCCGATGCCCTGCACATCCTATGCCCGCACTCGGCATCAAGTAGTTCTCGATCTCTCTCTGTTGAAAGTTCATATCTCCATTCTGGCTCATGTCGAGATCCTTCATGCCGAGTGTAGGCAAAGGTGAGGACTCGCTGATGCCGATGCAGATGCCGAGTGCAGGCATAGGTGAAAACTCCTTGATGCCGAGTGCATGTATGAACTCTCAAGAGAAAGAGTTCTCAGGTAATTTGGCTTTTCAGCCCTCAACAAGCTTTGGGAACCCTGATCCTCGTATGGTGTGTCAtgcataatttttcatttaaattaatgaTAATGTTTTCTGTTATTATTTACTGATGATACATGAAATTTATATATCAACAGTACATCAAAAATTACTGCTTGTAAAAATTACTTGCTCTTCGTGCATCTTTCTGGCTAAATTTTTTTCTTGCTGCTGTTTATTGCTATTATATTGTTGTTTTGTTATGCAAAATTTGTCCTCCAAtctaaaaaaaattgttgaagaaGTGCCAAATCAATTGAATTCTCCACCTACAATTGACACCTTGTTACAACTTATACCTATATTGTACCTATATTGTACCTACAATTATAGCTCCTATATTGTACCTACATTTATGGTTGCTCAAAGGGTCTTGTTGTATTT is part of the Gossypium hirsutum isolate 1008001.06 chromosome D11, Gossypium_hirsutum_v2.1, whole genome shotgun sequence genome and encodes:
- the LOC107940439 gene encoding uncharacterized protein, which gives rise to MTSTTSESSSLPDAEERSATSNLTAWLGKLKDAPYDADDLLHELSFDVFRRLLFPWSRANNYVYLPTMSSQIQVTRMKTTEKIHETYPNKNMGYGVAEFEHQSMSNGSKTRNLNFCFR